The following are from one region of the Gryllotalpicola protaetiae genome:
- a CDS encoding amidase family protein: MDTPRTPIDTTVWRLTGAPLLAGTGVGPLAGMTVAVKDLFELQGAAVGAGVPDYLAGQSPAAVTAPAVTALLDAGADVVGIAQTDQFAYSIAGRNAAYGTPPNAAVPGALPGGSSSGPAAAVALGEATVGLGTDTGGSIRVPASYQGLWGLRTTHGAVPVDGVLPLAPSYDTVGWLTRDADTLATVARVGLANAPQHAGDIRFALVDTQSAGLPHELDKQFRHTVDAMIAAGFDVDEAVDPGDLADLSELYRVTQAHEAWRSHGEWVSAHPGALGADIQARFDAAALITAAEAATAREAIAAFRISFDEQAEGRVLLLPAAASAAPPADAPPADLEAVRAATMRLTCIGGLTGRPALSAPLMQLAGGPVGLSLIGARNTDVALVELAASVADSLNGKAAA; the protein is encoded by the coding sequence GTGGACACCCCCCGCACGCCCATCGACACCACCGTCTGGCGCCTCACCGGAGCGCCGCTGCTCGCGGGCACGGGCGTCGGCCCGCTCGCCGGCATGACCGTCGCGGTCAAGGACCTCTTCGAGCTGCAGGGCGCCGCGGTCGGCGCGGGTGTGCCCGACTACCTGGCGGGCCAGAGCCCGGCCGCCGTCACCGCCCCCGCCGTCACCGCCCTGCTCGACGCGGGCGCCGATGTCGTCGGCATCGCCCAGACCGACCAGTTCGCGTACTCGATCGCGGGCCGCAATGCGGCGTACGGCACCCCGCCCAACGCCGCCGTCCCCGGCGCGCTGCCCGGCGGCTCGTCGAGCGGTCCGGCCGCCGCCGTCGCGCTCGGCGAGGCGACCGTCGGGCTCGGCACCGACACCGGCGGCTCGATCCGCGTGCCGGCCTCGTACCAGGGGCTGTGGGGCCTGCGCACGACGCACGGCGCAGTGCCGGTCGACGGCGTGCTGCCGCTCGCCCCCTCCTACGACACGGTCGGCTGGCTCACCCGCGACGCCGACACGCTCGCGACCGTCGCACGAGTGGGGCTCGCGAACGCTCCGCAGCACGCCGGGGACATCCGCTTCGCTCTTGTCGACACGCAGTCGGCCGGGCTGCCTCACGAGCTCGACAAGCAGTTCCGGCACACGGTCGATGCGATGATCGCGGCCGGCTTCGACGTCGACGAGGCGGTCGACCCCGGCGACCTCGCCGACCTCTCCGAGCTCTACCGGGTGACCCAGGCGCACGAAGCGTGGCGCAGCCACGGCGAGTGGGTCAGCGCTCACCCGGGCGCGCTCGGCGCCGACATCCAGGCGCGCTTCGACGCGGCCGCGCTGATCACGGCCGCCGAGGCGGCCACAGCCCGCGAGGCGATCGCCGCCTTCCGCATCAGCTTCGACGAGCAGGCAGAGGGCCGCGTGCTGCTGCTGCCGGCCGCAGCGTCGGCCGCGCCGCCCGCCGACGCGCCGCCCGCCGACCTCGAAGCGGTGCGCGCCGCGACCATGCGCCTCACCTGCATCGGGGGGCTCACCGGCCGCCCCGCGCTCTCAGCCCCGCTCATGCAGCTCGCCGGCGGCCCGGTCGGGCTGTCGCTGATCGGGGCGAGGAACACCGATGTCGCGCTCGTCGAGCTTGCGGCATCCGTCGCCGACTCACTCAACGGAAAGGCAGCCGCGTGA
- a CDS encoding aspartate/glutamate racemase family protein yields the protein MPAAVHLRAINPNTTSSMTAAIGRAALAAASAGTTVTAVNPEMGPASIESHYDEALAVPGLLAEIARGEADAVDAYVLACFGDPGLDAAREVASGPVVGIAEAAMHLATLLGRHFSIVTTLPRTIGRAEELAERYGFWGACSGIHAVDIPVLDLELPGSDARRQTADECRRALRTDGSDVIVLGCAGMADFCAEVSAELGVPVIDGVAAATRLAESLVALGLSTSRRGEYARPPLKEYRGALAEFSLSPAAW from the coding sequence ATGCCTGCCGCCGTGCACCTGCGCGCGATCAACCCCAACACCACCTCGTCGATGACCGCCGCCATCGGGCGGGCCGCGCTCGCCGCGGCCTCCGCTGGGACGACGGTGACCGCGGTCAATCCCGAGATGGGCCCCGCCTCGATCGAGAGCCACTACGACGAGGCGCTCGCCGTGCCCGGTCTTCTCGCGGAGATCGCGCGTGGCGAGGCCGACGCCGTCGACGCCTACGTGCTGGCATGCTTCGGCGACCCTGGCCTCGACGCCGCCCGCGAGGTGGCGTCGGGGCCGGTGGTCGGCATCGCCGAGGCGGCGATGCACCTCGCCACCCTGCTCGGGCGGCACTTCAGCATCGTCACGACTCTTCCGCGCACGATCGGTCGCGCGGAGGAGCTGGCGGAGCGCTACGGATTCTGGGGCGCATGCTCCGGCATCCACGCGGTCGACATCCCGGTGCTCGATCTCGAGCTGCCCGGCTCGGACGCGCGCCGCCAGACGGCGGACGAATGCCGGCGAGCTCTGCGCACGGACGGCAGCGACGTGATCGTGCTCGGCTGCGCCGGCATGGCGGATTTCTGCGCGGAGGTGTCTGCAGAGCTTGGTGTCCCGGTGATCGACGGGGTGGCAGCCGCGACACGCCTCGCCGAGTCGCTTGTCGCGCTCGGGCTCTCGACGAGCCGCCGCGGCGAGTACGCCCGACCGCCGCTCAAGGAGTATCGCGGCGCGCTGGCCGAGTTCTCGCTGTCGCCTGCGGCGTGGTGA
- a CDS encoding NCS1 family nucleobase:cation symporter-1, producing MSESVASPPTKPHDLLEAAGLPEGAGIVAAEYDPRLANEDLAPLKKQNWSWYNIFAFWMSDVHSVGGYVTAGSFFALGLAAWQVLLALVVGIVIVFFLANLIAKPSQKAGVPYPVISRSVFGVLGANVPAIIRGLIAVAWYGIQTYLASAALIIVALKLWPSLAPLADVHQHGFAGLSTLGWITYGILWVAQAAVFWTGMNTIRRFIDFAGPAVYVVMLALAIYLLSRAGGFGHINWNLNPSLHLSAGKQWAVFISAIALTVSYFSGPLLNFGDFSRYGKTFTSVRWGNFWGLPVNFLFFSILTVITTAATVPVFGKMITDPVETVGSIDSTFAIILAALTFTVATIGINIVANFVSPAFDFSNVSPKRISWRMGGMIAAVGSVLITPWNLYNSPSTINYTLNTLGAVIGPLFGVLLADFYLVHKQKVFTDDLFTLNPWGKYFYKKGFNPNAIIATAIGAAIGLPIVLVPALGSAVGDYSWFIGCAVGLVAYWVAEKLNPIVAPTLAEAPQSAEIPVVAGLVAE from the coding sequence ATGTCAGAGTCAGTAGCTTCACCGCCCACCAAGCCGCACGACCTGCTCGAAGCGGCCGGCCTCCCAGAGGGCGCCGGCATCGTCGCAGCCGAGTACGACCCACGGCTCGCCAACGAAGACCTCGCACCGCTGAAGAAGCAGAACTGGTCCTGGTACAACATCTTCGCGTTCTGGATGTCGGACGTGCACTCGGTCGGCGGCTACGTGACCGCCGGCAGCTTCTTCGCACTCGGCCTCGCCGCGTGGCAGGTGCTGCTCGCCCTCGTCGTCGGCATCGTCATCGTGTTCTTCCTCGCGAACCTCATCGCCAAGCCGAGCCAGAAGGCGGGCGTGCCCTACCCGGTCATCAGCCGCTCGGTGTTCGGCGTGCTGGGCGCGAACGTGCCGGCGATCATCCGCGGGCTGATCGCGGTGGCCTGGTACGGCATCCAGACCTACCTCGCCTCTGCCGCTCTCATCATCGTCGCGCTCAAGCTATGGCCGAGCCTCGCTCCGCTCGCGGACGTGCACCAGCACGGCTTCGCCGGCCTCTCGACCCTCGGCTGGATCACCTACGGCATCCTCTGGGTCGCCCAGGCCGCCGTGTTCTGGACCGGAATGAACACGATCCGCCGCTTCATCGACTTCGCCGGCCCGGCCGTCTACGTCGTGATGCTCGCCCTCGCGATCTACCTGCTGTCGCGCGCCGGCGGTTTCGGCCACATCAATTGGAACCTGAACCCGTCGCTGCACCTGTCGGCCGGTAAGCAATGGGCGGTGTTCATCAGCGCCATCGCGCTCACCGTGTCGTATTTCTCGGGGCCGCTGCTCAACTTCGGCGACTTCTCGCGGTACGGCAAGACGTTCACGTCAGTGCGCTGGGGCAATTTCTGGGGCCTGCCGGTGAACTTCCTGTTCTTCTCGATCCTCACGGTCATCACCACCGCGGCCACCGTGCCGGTGTTCGGGAAGATGATCACCGACCCGGTCGAGACCGTCGGCAGCATCGACTCGACGTTTGCGATCATCCTCGCGGCGCTCACCTTCACGGTCGCCACGATCGGTATCAACATCGTCGCGAACTTCGTCTCGCCCGCGTTCGACTTCTCGAATGTCTCGCCGAAGCGCATCAGCTGGCGCATGGGCGGCATGATCGCCGCAGTCGGCTCGGTGCTCATCACGCCGTGGAACCTGTACAACAGCCCGTCGACGATCAACTACACGCTGAACACCCTGGGCGCGGTCATCGGCCCCCTGTTCGGCGTGCTGCTCGCCGACTTCTACCTGGTGCACAAGCAGAAGGTGTTCACGGACGACCTGTTCACGCTGAACCCCTGGGGCAAGTACTTCTACAAGAAGGGCTTCAACCCGAACGCCATCATCGCGACGGCGATCGGTGCCGCGATCGGGCTGCCGATCGTGCTCGTGCCCGCCCTCGGCTCGGCGGTCGGCGACTACTCGTGGTTCATCGGCTGCGCCGTCGGCCTCGTCGCCTACTGGGTGGCCGAGAAGCTCAACCCGATCGTCGCGCCGACGCTCGCCGAGGCTCCGCAGTCGGCTGAGATCCCGGTCGTCGCCGGGCTGGTGGCCGAGTAG
- a CDS encoding helix-turn-helix domain-containing protein, which translates to MDTPDLASPERLGARLRELREQSGRSLRSLAAELEISASALSQIERGALQPSVNRLLAIITALDVPLSEAFEDRPVASVAHAPHDRVVVTRSTARPDPLELGTGVVYRRLSPSHMQGVDFFESTYPPGSSGDEKAVLHTHEGYEVGNVTQGTLTIRFEDESVELEPGDSITYPSRTPHLIANPHDETAVAVWLIVHPEAR; encoded by the coding sequence GTGGACACCCCCGATCTCGCCAGCCCTGAGCGCCTTGGGGCGCGCCTGCGCGAGTTGCGCGAGCAGTCGGGGCGTTCGCTCAGATCGCTCGCCGCCGAGCTCGAGATCTCCGCGAGCGCACTGTCCCAGATCGAGCGCGGCGCGTTGCAGCCCTCCGTGAACCGGTTGCTCGCGATCATCACAGCGCTCGACGTGCCGCTCTCGGAAGCGTTCGAGGACCGGCCAGTGGCATCCGTCGCCCATGCTCCCCACGACCGGGTCGTCGTGACCCGGTCGACCGCTCGGCCCGATCCGCTCGAGCTCGGCACGGGGGTCGTCTACCGCCGCCTCTCCCCCTCGCACATGCAGGGCGTCGACTTCTTCGAGTCGACCTACCCGCCGGGAAGTTCCGGCGATGAGAAGGCGGTGCTGCACACGCACGAGGGCTACGAGGTCGGGAACGTGACGCAGGGCACGCTGACGATCCGCTTCGAAGACGAATCCGTCGAGCTGGAGCCGGGCGACTCGATCACCTACCCGAGCCGCACCCCGCACCTGATCGCCAACCCTCATGACGAGACCGCGGTCGCGGTCTGGCTGATCGTGCACCCCGAGGCGCGCTAG
- a CDS encoding DUF2126 domain-containing protein: protein MSIKVALEHYTSYEFAKPVNVAPHVVRLRPAPHSRTPIEAYSLDVSPANHFINWQQDPFGNWLARLVFPEKVSHLEITVGIVADLMVINPLDFFIEEYAERFPFEYAPALRADLAPYLRPVEQSEATDAWKAALPPLTEGGVPTVQFLAALNTAVYNDVAYDIRMEPGVQTPDETLARGIGSCRDSAWLLVSLLRKYGLAARFVSGYLVQLAADQESLDGPSGPAKDFTDLHAWAEVFIPGAGWVGLDPTSALFAGEGHIPLSATPHPSSAAPIEGATDPVEVTFSFHNEVRRIHEDPRTTKPYSAEQWQRIDALGEAVDERLARGDVRLTMGGEPTFVALDDATSAEWNTDADGPHKRALANDLAERLRGVYAQGGVVHRGQGKWYPGEPLPRWNIALQWRTDGEPLWGDPALLADPWGESIDADASAEAAALGTRVTELLGLPTTQLLGAFEDPLAVLAAERRLPSGPKPKSDDPRTPAEIAALDLLTDTPTAWVLPLTTDNDEWTSPRWRFRRGRLVLSPGTSPAGLRLPLDAIAWQDPDYPGEPSYLEAGEPLEASIPRVRLADPAGAATTAVSFEARDGHVHVFLPPTTTLEAYASLLKVVELAASELRVPVVLEGYGPPPDARLTQLVVTPDPGVIEVNVQPTSSWAEQRALTFELYEQARQARLSTEKFDLDGLHTGTGGGNHITIGGPQPIDSPLLRRPDLLVSLVSYWQRHPSLSYLFSGRFIGPTSQAPRFDEGRPEAVYEMEIAIAEVRRMQAHAERLGDETRPWLVDRALRHLLTDLTGNTHRAEFCIDKLYSPDSSRGRLGLLELRGFEMPPHPELALVQALLVRSLVAMFWEKPYEEPLVRWGTRLHEDFLLPQGAANDIAEVVADLRAAGIPFDTGWLDPFVEFRFPRVGVTRISGAGEDIELELRQAIEPWNVLGEEATSGGTARYVDSSIERMQVRVRGLDPARHLVAVGGAALPLTASGRPGEYYAGVRYRAWQPWSALHPSIAVHAPLTFDVIDADASAALGGATYHVVHPGGRNYERPPINANEAEARRASRFEPRGHTAGRIDVAQLREAGLRAATADYPHTLDLRRAVAE from the coding sequence ATGTCGATCAAGGTCGCGCTCGAGCACTACACGAGTTACGAGTTCGCGAAGCCCGTGAACGTGGCCCCTCATGTGGTGCGCCTGCGGCCCGCGCCGCACAGCCGCACACCGATCGAGGCGTACTCGCTCGATGTGAGCCCCGCGAACCACTTCATCAACTGGCAGCAGGACCCGTTCGGCAACTGGCTCGCGCGTCTCGTCTTCCCCGAGAAGGTCAGCCACCTCGAGATCACCGTCGGCATCGTCGCCGACCTGATGGTCATCAACCCGCTCGACTTCTTCATCGAGGAGTACGCCGAGCGATTCCCCTTCGAGTACGCGCCCGCGTTGCGCGCGGATCTCGCGCCCTACCTGCGGCCGGTCGAGCAGAGCGAGGCGACGGATGCCTGGAAGGCCGCGCTCCCCCCGCTCACCGAGGGCGGCGTGCCGACCGTGCAGTTCCTCGCCGCGCTCAACACCGCGGTGTACAACGACGTGGCCTACGACATCCGTATGGAGCCGGGCGTGCAGACGCCCGACGAGACGCTCGCGCGCGGCATCGGCTCGTGCCGCGACAGCGCGTGGCTGCTGGTGTCCCTGCTGCGCAAGTACGGCCTCGCCGCCCGATTCGTCTCGGGCTACCTCGTGCAGCTCGCTGCCGACCAGGAGTCCCTCGACGGCCCGAGCGGCCCGGCGAAAGACTTCACCGACCTGCACGCCTGGGCCGAGGTGTTCATCCCCGGTGCGGGCTGGGTCGGCCTCGACCCGACCAGCGCGCTGTTCGCGGGCGAGGGGCACATCCCGCTCAGCGCCACCCCGCATCCGTCGAGCGCGGCACCGATCGAGGGCGCGACCGACCCGGTCGAGGTGACGTTCTCGTTCCACAACGAGGTGCGGCGCATCCATGAGGACCCGCGCACCACCAAGCCCTACTCCGCCGAGCAGTGGCAGCGCATCGACGCGCTCGGCGAAGCCGTCGACGAGCGCCTCGCCCGCGGCGACGTGCGCCTCACCATGGGCGGCGAGCCGACCTTCGTCGCGCTCGACGACGCGACCAGCGCCGAGTGGAACACCGACGCAGACGGCCCGCACAAGCGCGCACTCGCGAACGACCTCGCCGAGCGGCTGCGCGGCGTCTACGCCCAGGGCGGCGTCGTGCACCGCGGCCAGGGCAAGTGGTACCCGGGCGAGCCGCTGCCGCGCTGGAACATCGCGCTGCAGTGGCGCACCGACGGCGAGCCGCTGTGGGGCGACCCGGCGCTGCTTGCCGACCCGTGGGGTGAGTCGATCGATGCGGATGCTTCGGCCGAAGCCGCCGCCCTCGGCACCCGCGTCACCGAGCTCCTCGGCCTGCCGACGACCCAGCTGCTCGGCGCCTTCGAGGACCCGCTCGCGGTGCTCGCCGCCGAGCGCCGCCTGCCGTCCGGCCCGAAGCCCAAGTCCGACGACCCGCGGACGCCTGCCGAGATCGCCGCGCTCGACCTGCTCACCGACACACCCACGGCGTGGGTGCTGCCGCTGACCACCGACAACGACGAGTGGACGAGTCCGCGCTGGCGCTTCCGCCGCGGCCGCCTTGTGCTCTCCCCCGGCACGAGCCCTGCGGGCCTGCGCCTGCCGCTCGACGCGATCGCCTGGCAGGACCCCGACTACCCCGGCGAGCCGTCATACCTCGAGGCGGGCGAGCCGCTCGAGGCGAGCATCCCCCGCGTGCGCCTCGCTGACCCGGCGGGCGCAGCCACCACCGCCGTCTCCTTCGAGGCGCGCGACGGGCACGTCCACGTCTTCCTGCCGCCCACGACGACGCTCGAGGCGTACGCCTCGCTGCTGAAGGTCGTCGAGCTCGCGGCATCCGAGCTGAGAGTCCCGGTCGTGCTCGAAGGCTACGGCCCGCCGCCGGACGCGCGGCTCACCCAGCTCGTCGTGACCCCGGACCCGGGCGTCATCGAGGTGAACGTGCAACCGACCTCGAGCTGGGCCGAACAGCGCGCACTCACCTTCGAGCTGTACGAGCAGGCGCGCCAGGCGCGCCTGTCGACCGAGAAGTTCGACCTCGACGGGCTGCACACGGGCACCGGCGGCGGCAACCACATCACCATCGGCGGACCCCAGCCGATCGACTCGCCGCTGCTGCGCCGGCCCGACCTGCTGGTCAGCCTCGTGAGCTACTGGCAGCGGCATCCGTCGCTGTCCTATCTCTTCTCCGGCCGCTTCATCGGCCCGACCAGCCAGGCGCCGCGCTTCGACGAGGGGCGGCCCGAGGCGGTCTACGAGATGGAGATCGCGATCGCCGAGGTGCGCAGGATGCAGGCGCACGCCGAGCGGCTCGGGGATGAGACCCGGCCGTGGCTCGTCGACCGCGCGCTGCGCCACCTGCTCACGGACCTCACCGGCAACACGCACCGCGCCGAGTTCTGCATCGACAAGCTGTACAGCCCCGATTCGAGCCGCGGTCGGCTCGGCCTGCTCGAGCTGCGCGGCTTCGAGATGCCGCCGCACCCCGAGCTCGCGCTCGTGCAGGCGCTGCTCGTGCGCAGCCTGGTCGCGATGTTCTGGGAGAAGCCGTACGAAGAGCCGCTCGTGCGCTGGGGCACGCGGCTGCACGAAGACTTCCTGCTGCCGCAGGGCGCCGCGAACGACATCGCCGAGGTGGTCGCCGATCTGCGCGCGGCCGGCATCCCGTTCGACACCGGCTGGCTCGACCCGTTCGTCGAGTTCCGCTTCCCGCGCGTCGGGGTGACGCGCATCAGCGGCGCCGGGGAGGACATCGAGCTCGAGCTGCGCCAGGCCATCGAGCCGTGGAACGTGCTGGGCGAAGAGGCGACGAGCGGCGGCACCGCACGCTACGTCGACTCGTCGATCGAGCGCATGCAGGTGCGGGTGCGCGGCCTCGACCCCGCGCGCCACCTCGTCGCGGTCGGCGGCGCGGCCCTGCCGCTCACGGCCTCGGGGCGACCCGGTGAGTACTATGCGGGGGTGCGTTACCGTGCGTGGCAGCCGTGGTCCGCGCTGCATCCGTCGATCGCGGTGCACGCGCCGCTCACCTTCGATGTGATCGATGCGGACGCCTCGGCCGCCCTCGGCGGCGCGACGTACCACGTGGTCCACCCCGGCGGCCGCAACTACGAGCGCCCGCCGATCAACGCGAACGAGGCAGAGGCGCGCCGCGCGAGCCGCTTCGAGCCGCGCGGCCACACGGCCGGCCGCATCGACGTCGCGCAGCTGCGCGAGGCCGGTCTGCGCGCCGCGACCGCGGACTACCCGCACACCCTCGACCTGCGGCGGGCCGTCGCCGAGTGA
- a CDS encoding circularly permuted type 2 ATP-grasp protein, whose product MSVLRDYAAALTQPTLPFAPGGQSVARFDEVIDPDGSLRAPWKRLADAAVELTPEALGRVEDEIARFIADDGVQYAGAGESPRAWQLDPVPLVIDAPAWARLEVGLAQRAELLNALLVDLYGERRMLAEGLVPAAAVFGHGGYTRAAASGRPEAADKRPLLIAGTDLGRDAKGEWRVIGDRVQAPSGLGYAVENRRVISRVLPELYREAELHRLEPYYTALRETLLNAAPSGSDEPLVVVLSPGTHSETAYDQASLANLLGFPLVQGDDLVVRDGAVWVKPAGWPRASPSERVDVILRRVDPDWCDPLELRGDSQLGVAGLVEAVRRGSVRLINGLGAGVLENPALHAFMPAVCEALLGEQLRLPSASAWWGGDPDALESVLTRLDDGDETLGLRRLDGSRTTARTPGRRAALLRADPCGHVVIERLPLSQGPVWSGAAGDEATPQPLVLRTFTVDYHSAYRPLFGGIATVSGRAAANLISKDVWVLKADAEDSDQGLAAVAPLPVVASVPVPAPRALDDMFWAGRYAERTEDLLRIVLEAHVRLTPPSPLEPAVAGVGAAELMSALQRLTGHWWDGPEDELRSVLLDAERPGSATHSLGRMRGALEGVRDQLSGDTWRLFGSSERALRALRGGRRSRQIAETAEQLLTGILAFQGVTASMMRDSAWHAIEAGRYLERALQLCSLLGSALAPATAHELDRSVLEAVLTAAESSVTYRRRYRGRARTQGVLELLLAEPDNPRSLLFALARLRFHLQGLPLSTGSTRPERLVDELRAAVEAQSVGELVAAQGDGRHALDGFLAEASVQLTQISDAITALHLTGGPPRLPLAARTFVEVMG is encoded by the coding sequence GTGAGCGTCCTGCGCGACTACGCCGCGGCGCTCACGCAGCCGACCCTGCCCTTCGCACCTGGCGGGCAGTCTGTGGCGCGCTTCGACGAGGTCATCGACCCCGACGGATCGCTGCGGGCACCCTGGAAGCGCCTCGCCGATGCCGCTGTCGAGCTGACGCCGGAGGCGCTCGGCCGCGTCGAGGACGAGATCGCGCGCTTCATCGCCGATGACGGCGTGCAGTACGCCGGCGCGGGCGAGAGCCCGCGGGCATGGCAGCTCGACCCGGTGCCGCTCGTCATCGACGCGCCTGCCTGGGCGAGGCTCGAGGTGGGTCTCGCGCAGCGCGCGGAGCTGCTGAACGCCCTGCTGGTCGATCTCTACGGCGAGCGGCGGATGCTGGCAGAGGGCCTCGTCCCCGCCGCGGCCGTGTTCGGCCACGGCGGCTACACGCGTGCCGCGGCCTCGGGCCGGCCGGAGGCCGCCGACAAGCGGCCACTGCTCATCGCCGGAACGGACCTCGGCCGCGACGCGAAGGGCGAGTGGCGGGTCATCGGCGACCGCGTGCAGGCCCCGTCCGGCCTCGGCTACGCGGTCGAGAACCGCCGCGTCATCTCGCGGGTGCTGCCCGAGCTGTACCGCGAGGCCGAGCTGCACCGGCTCGAGCCGTACTACACGGCGCTGCGCGAAACGTTGCTCAACGCCGCGCCGTCGGGCTCCGACGAGCCGCTCGTCGTCGTGCTGTCGCCTGGCACCCACTCGGAGACGGCGTACGACCAGGCATCCCTCGCCAATCTCCTCGGGTTCCCGCTCGTGCAGGGCGACGACCTCGTCGTGCGCGACGGCGCGGTGTGGGTCAAGCCGGCCGGTTGGCCGCGTGCGTCGCCGAGCGAGCGCGTCGACGTGATCCTGCGGCGCGTGGACCCCGACTGGTGCGACCCGCTCGAGCTGCGCGGCGACTCGCAACTCGGCGTCGCCGGGCTCGTCGAGGCGGTGCGGCGCGGAAGCGTGCGGCTCATCAACGGGCTCGGCGCCGGGGTCCTCGAGAACCCGGCCCTGCACGCGTTTATGCCGGCCGTGTGCGAGGCGCTGCTCGGCGAGCAGCTGCGGCTGCCGTCGGCATCGGCGTGGTGGGGCGGTGACCCCGACGCGCTCGAGAGCGTGCTCACGCGCCTCGACGACGGCGACGAGACCCTCGGCCTGCGCCGGCTCGACGGCTCGCGCACGACCGCCCGCACCCCGGGTCGCAGGGCCGCCCTGCTGCGCGCCGACCCGTGCGGGCACGTCGTGATCGAGCGGCTGCCGCTGTCGCAGGGCCCGGTCTGGTCTGGCGCCGCCGGCGACGAGGCCACCCCGCAGCCGCTCGTGCTGCGCACCTTCACCGTCGACTACCACTCGGCGTACCGGCCTCTGTTCGGCGGTATCGCGACCGTCTCTGGCCGGGCGGCTGCGAACCTGATCAGCAAAGACGTGTGGGTGCTCAAGGCCGACGCGGAGGACTCCGACCAGGGGCTCGCCGCCGTCGCGCCGCTTCCGGTCGTGGCATCCGTGCCCGTACCAGCGCCGCGCGCACTCGATGACATGTTCTGGGCCGGTCGCTACGCCGAGCGCACCGAGGACCTGCTGCGCATCGTGCTCGAGGCGCACGTGCGCCTCACCCCGCCGAGCCCGCTCGAGCCCGCCGTCGCGGGCGTCGGCGCGGCCGAGCTGATGAGCGCGCTGCAGCGCCTCACCGGCCACTGGTGGGACGGACCGGAGGACGAGCTGCGGTCTGTCCTGCTCGACGCCGAGCGACCGGGAAGCGCGACGCATTCGCTCGGCCGCATGCGCGGCGCGCTCGAGGGTGTGCGCGACCAGCTCTCCGGCGACACGTGGCGCCTGTTCGGCTCGTCGGAGCGCGCGCTGCGCGCCTTGCGCGGCGGCCGCCGCAGTCGCCAGATCGCCGAGACCGCCGAGCAACTGCTCACCGGCATCCTCGCGTTCCAGGGCGTCACCGCGAGCATGATGCGCGACAGCGCCTGGCACGCGATCGAGGCCGGCCGCTATCTCGAGCGCGCACTGCAGCTGTGCTCGCTGCTCGGCTCCGCTCTCGCGCCCGCGACGGCCCATGAGCTCGACCGGTCCGTGCTCGAGGCGGTGCTCACGGCGGCCGAGAGCTCGGTCACCTACCGCCGCCGGTATCGCGGTCGCGCCCGCACGCAGGGCGTGCTCGAGCTGCTGCTCGCCGAGCCCGACAACCCGCGTTCTCTGCTGTTCGCGCTCGCGAGGCTCCGCTTCCACCTCCAGGGTCTGCCGCTGTCGACGGGCTCGACCCGGCCCGAGCGGCTCGTCGACGAGCTGCGCGCTGCGGTCGAGGCCCAGAGCGTCGGTGAGCTCGTCGCGGCGCAGGGCGACGGCAGGCATGCGCTCGACGGATTCCTGGCAGAGGCATCCGTTCAGCTCACGCAGATCTCCGACGCGATCACCGCACTCCACCTGACGGGCGGCCCGCCGCGCCTGCCGCTCGCCGCGCGCACCTTCGTCGAGGTGATGGGGTGA
- a CDS encoding transglutaminase family protein codes for MRYRVSHRTEYSYDDEVSDSLGIAHLVPRQLPWQEVHSATVMVDPLPDDVSVQLDYFGNTLSYFHVTDGHEKLIVEAVSDITTMTPWYDQAALEEPWELARPLAEPGAPGAWAATEFALESPGAKHVGAARDYAARSLARGRPLGDAVAELMSRIHADFDYDPTATTVTSTVADTLKKRAGVCQDFAHLALACLRSHGLAARYVSGYLATDPPPGKPRVVGADASHAWLAVWVPGSGDWLAVDPTNDQRAGERYVTVAWGRDYGDVAPLKGVIFTEATKSTLRVAVDVAPRG; via the coding sequence ATGAGATACCGCGTCTCGCACCGCACCGAGTACTCCTACGACGACGAGGTCAGCGACAGCCTCGGCATCGCGCATCTCGTGCCCCGGCAGCTGCCCTGGCAGGAGGTGCACTCCGCGACGGTGATGGTCGACCCGCTGCCCGACGATGTCAGCGTGCAGCTCGACTACTTCGGCAACACGCTCAGCTATTTCCACGTCACCGACGGGCACGAGAAGCTCATCGTCGAGGCGGTCAGCGACATCACGACGATGACCCCGTGGTACGACCAGGCGGCGCTCGAGGAGCCGTGGGAGCTCGCGCGGCCGCTCGCCGAGCCCGGCGCTCCGGGCGCGTGGGCCGCGACCGAGTTCGCCCTCGAGTCGCCGGGGGCGAAGCACGTCGGCGCCGCGCGCGACTACGCGGCGCGCTCGCTCGCCCGTGGCCGCCCGCTCGGCGATGCGGTGGCGGAGCTCATGTCGCGCATCCATGCCGACTTCGACTACGACCCGACCGCGACGACCGTGACGAGCACCGTCGCGGACACGCTGAAGAAGCGGGCGGGCGTCTGCCAGGACTTCGCGCACCTCGCCCTCGCCTGCCTGCGCAGCCATGGGCTCGCAGCCCGCTACGTGAGCGGCTATCTCGCGACGGACCCGCCGCCCGGCAAGCCGCGCGTGGTCGGGGCGGATGCCTCGCACGCCTGGCTCGCCGTCTGGGTCCCCGGCTCCGGCGATTGGCTCGCCGTCGACCCGACGAACGACCAGCGCGCCGGCGAGCGCTACGTCACGGTCGCGTGGGGCCGCGACTACGGCGACGTCGCACCGCTCAAGGGCGTCATCTTCACCGAGGCCACGAAGTCGACCCTGCGTGTCGCGGTCGATGTGGCGCCGCGCGGGTAA